Part of the Candidatus Tiamatella incendiivivens genome, CTATACCTAGTCATTAAAGGATCACACAAAACCTTCAGAGGCCTCTACAAGAAAGGCATAATGACCGAGAACGCAGCTGAGAAAATCTCTAGGACAATAGACCTCATAACCTATATTCTAGCCATAATCGCTATAATCTACATCTTCACCCAAGCACAACAGCTTGGCATACTGGTTATCGTCCTCATAATCCTTGGAATAATCATAAGCTGGGACGTCCTAGTCAACCTAGTCGGATACTATACAATAATGATATCCCGGATAATAGAAGTAGGAAGCTACATCGAAATCGGCGAAATCGAGGGAAGAGTGCGTGAAATAAGCCTCCTACATACCGTCCTAGAAACAGGCGGTGGCATACAATGCGTACCAAACAAGGAATTCCTACAGAGAACCTACCGTGTGCACGGGGAAACAATAGACGTATGCCTCAAACTAAAAATATACTACGAAGGAGGCCTCTCCACACTAGCCAACCTCGAGAAGAAGCTATCTACACTCCTAGAAGCAAGGAAAGGAGAGTACCTAGCAGTTCCAGATGAGAAAATACGGTTAACACCACTCAAAGTAACAAGCGAATACGGGGAATACCTTATGAAAACAAGGATGCAGGGCCCGAGATACGATCAGCACAGAATAGGCCAGCTAATCAAAACAATAGCAAACGCGATGGTTACAAGCGAGATAAAAGGAGAAATAGAAACAGTAAAATGCCAGCAGCCAAACCCTTAAAACCGCTCAAACCA contains:
- a CDS encoding mechanosensitive ion channel family protein gives rise to the protein MDFTSLLVDLESSWLYIKSNRILLDLTYTALVLIILYLVIKGSHKTFRGLYKKGIMTENAAEKISRTIDLITYILAIIAIIYIFTQAQQLGILVIVLIILGIIISWDVLVNLVGYYTIMISRIIEVGSYIEIGEIEGRVREISLLHTVLETGGGIQCVPNKEFLQRTYRVHGETIDVCLKLKIYYEGGLSTLANLEKKLSTLLEARKGEYLAVPDEKIRLTPLKVTSEYGEYLMKTRMQGPRYDQHRIGQLIKTIANAMVTSEIKGEIETVKCQQPNP